The Corynebacterium vitaeruminis DSM 20294 genome window below encodes:
- a CDS encoding L-lactate permease, which yields MFTPTTHAVAGSLELSALCAIIPLFAFFLFLMVLKWKAHWSALASVVVALVVGILAFKMPTHLAVLSFTQGAFFGLFPIVYIIWMAVWIYDLTVKTGRFEDMRTIFSKIGRGDMRVQAMLIGFAFGGLLEALAGFGAPVAIVAAMLVAIGLKPMKAVLVTFVANCSPVAFGAMGIPVATGGLLTGIPGEQVAAMAGRQVSFVALIVPFVLAFIMDGMRGIRQTWPMALLLGVAFGGGQFLASNYFSYVLTDVVACLLSLTLGVAFLRFWKPTTPEDQASAIDADSVHLTTERTVMALFPYLLIVVVFSVTSLWKIGFDLPAALKSTDLKFGWPGLHGHVVNAAGEPVSNTLFNFNWLSTPGTILFLCGVITVLVYAANTCHGKYPLSIAGGFGELGRGGYKMRYSALTIAAVMGLAYVMNMSGQTAAIGAFLAGTGAIFPLLSPLLGWIGTWVTGSATSANALFAQMQATTAGQVGVSPTLLVGANTAGATLGKMMSPQTLTIAATAVNMENGEAKIMGQAWKYSLGLLVYVCVLVFLQSSVFGFMVVG from the coding sequence ATGTTCACACCGACCACACACGCGGTCGCTGGCAGCCTGGAGCTATCCGCCCTCTGCGCCATCATCCCCCTCTTCGCCTTCTTCCTCTTCCTCATGGTGTTGAAGTGGAAGGCGCACTGGTCGGCGCTCGCGTCGGTCGTCGTCGCCCTCGTGGTGGGCATCCTCGCCTTCAAGATGCCCACTCACTTAGCTGTGCTCTCCTTTACCCAGGGCGCCTTCTTCGGGTTGTTCCCGATCGTCTACATCATCTGGATGGCGGTGTGGATCTACGACCTCACCGTCAAGACCGGGCGCTTCGAGGACATGCGCACCATCTTCTCCAAGATCGGCCGCGGCGACATGCGCGTGCAGGCGATGCTCATCGGCTTCGCCTTCGGCGGTCTGCTGGAGGCCTTGGCCGGATTCGGCGCCCCAGTGGCGATCGTTGCGGCGATGCTCGTGGCCATCGGGTTGAAGCCGATGAAGGCCGTGCTCGTGACCTTCGTGGCCAACTGCTCGCCGGTCGCCTTCGGCGCCATGGGCATCCCTGTGGCCACCGGCGGCCTGCTCACCGGCATCCCAGGCGAGCAGGTGGCCGCGATGGCCGGCCGCCAGGTCTCCTTCGTCGCGCTCATCGTGCCCTTCGTTCTAGCGTTCATCATGGACGGCATGCGCGGCATCCGCCAGACCTGGCCGATGGCCCTGCTGCTGGGTGTCGCCTTCGGCGGCGGGCAGTTCCTCGCCTCCAACTACTTCTCCTACGTGCTCACCGACGTCGTCGCCTGCCTGCTCTCGCTGACCTTGGGCGTGGCCTTCCTGCGCTTCTGGAAGCCCACCACCCCGGAGGACCAGGCCTCGGCCATCGACGCCGACTCCGTCCACCTCACCACCGAGCGCACAGTCATGGCGCTGTTCCCGTACCTGCTCATCGTCGTCGTCTTCTCGGTGACCAGCCTGTGGAAGATCGGCTTCGACCTGCCCGCGGCCCTGAAGTCCACCGACCTGAAGTTCGGCTGGCCGGGCCTGCACGGGCACGTGGTCAACGCGGCGGGCGAGCCGGTGTCCAACACGCTGTTCAACTTTAATTGGCTGTCGACGCCGGGCACCATCCTCTTCCTGTGCGGCGTGATCACGGTCCTCGTCTACGCGGCCAACACCTGCCACGGCAAGTACCCGCTGAGCATCGCGGGAGGATTCGGCGAGCTCGGCCGCGGTGGGTATAAGATGCGCTACTCGGCGCTGACTATCGCCGCGGTCATGGGCCTGGCCTACGTCATGAACATGTCCGGGCAGACCGCCGCCATCGGCGCCTTCCTCGCCGGAACCGGCGCGATCTTCCCGCTGCTGTCGCCGCTGCTCGGCTGGATCGGTACCTGGGTCACGGGCTCGGCGACCTCTGCCAACGCGCTGTTCGCCCAGATGCAGGCGACCACCGCTGGCCAGGTGGGGGTGAGCCCGACCCTGCTCGTCGGCGCCAACACCGCAGGTGCCACGCTCGGCAAGATGATGAGCCCGCAGACACTGACCATCGCCGCGACCGCGGTCAACATGGAAAACGGCGAGGCGAAGATCATGGGCCAGGCCTGGAAGTACTCGCTCGGTCTGCTCGTGTACGTCTGCGTGCTCGTCTTCCTGCAGTCTTCAGTTTTTGGTTTCATGGTTGTCGGCTAG
- the argS gene encoding arginine--tRNA ligase, protein MTPADLSTLIKDTAVAVLTGRDLDTTALPEKVVVERPRNPEHGDYATNVALQVAKKVGMNPRELGTLLAEALSASDAIESAEIAGPGFINIRLAAAAQGAIVAKVLSEGESFGHNDAYQGLRVNLEFVSANPTGPIHLGGTRWAAVGDSLGRVLAASGAKVTREYYFNDHGRQIDRFSNSLVAAAKGLPTPEDGYGGDYIQDIAARVVEKRPDVMDMEPEAMQETFRELGVEMMFAHIKESLHEFGTDFDVYFHENSLFESGAVERAIQKLKDNGNLYEADGAWWLRSSNYGDDKDRVVIKSDGDAAYIAGDIAYVADKFDRGHDLCIYMLGADHHGYISRLRAAAAALGYDPKNVEVLIGQMVNLLRDGQAVRMSKRAGTVITLDDLVEAIGIDAARYSMIRSSVDSSLDIDLELWASQSSDNPVYYVQYGHARLCSIARKAADLGVTPDGADLSLLVHEREGDLIRTLGEFPAVVKAAAELREPHRVARYAEELAGTFHRFYDSCQILPKQGEEPTPLHTARLALARATRQVLANALGLVGVSAPERM, encoded by the coding sequence ATGACACCAGCGGATCTTTCTACTCTTATTAAGGACACAGCAGTCGCCGTTCTCACCGGGCGCGACTTGGACACCACGGCGCTTCCGGAGAAGGTTGTCGTGGAGCGTCCGCGCAACCCGGAGCACGGCGATTACGCCACCAACGTGGCGCTGCAGGTGGCCAAGAAGGTAGGAATGAACCCGCGCGAGCTCGGCACGCTGCTGGCCGAGGCGCTTTCGGCCAGCGACGCCATCGAGTCTGCGGAGATCGCGGGCCCGGGCTTCATTAACATCCGCCTGGCCGCCGCCGCCCAGGGGGCGATCGTCGCCAAGGTCCTCTCGGAGGGAGAGAGCTTCGGCCACAACGACGCCTACCAGGGCCTGCGCGTCAACCTCGAGTTCGTCTCCGCCAACCCTACGGGACCGATCCACCTCGGCGGCACCCGCTGGGCCGCTGTGGGCGACTCGCTCGGCCGCGTGCTTGCCGCCTCCGGCGCGAAGGTCACCCGCGAGTACTACTTCAACGACCACGGCCGCCAGATCGACCGCTTCTCCAACTCGCTGGTCGCGGCCGCCAAGGGCCTGCCCACGCCTGAGGACGGTTACGGCGGAGACTACATTCAGGACATCGCAGCCCGCGTCGTCGAAAAGCGCCCCGACGTCATGGACATGGAACCGGAAGCGATGCAGGAAACCTTCCGCGAGCTGGGCGTGGAGATGATGTTCGCGCACATCAAGGAATCCCTGCACGAGTTCGGCACCGACTTCGACGTCTACTTCCACGAGAATTCCCTGTTCGAGTCCGGCGCCGTCGAGCGCGCGATCCAGAAGCTGAAGGACAACGGCAACCTCTACGAAGCCGACGGCGCCTGGTGGCTGCGTTCCTCCAACTACGGCGACGACAAGGACCGCGTCGTGATCAAGTCGGACGGCGACGCCGCCTACATCGCCGGCGACATCGCCTACGTCGCGGACAAGTTCGATCGCGGCCACGACCTGTGCATCTACATGCTCGGCGCCGACCACCACGGATACATCTCCCGCCTGCGTGCCGCCGCCGCGGCCTTGGGCTACGACCCGAAGAACGTGGAGGTGCTCATCGGCCAGATGGTCAACCTGCTGCGCGACGGCCAGGCCGTGCGCATGTCCAAGCGCGCCGGAACCGTCATCACCCTCGACGATCTCGTGGAGGCCATCGGCATCGACGCCGCCCGCTACTCGATGATCCGCTCGTCGGTGGATTCCTCGCTGGACATCGACCTCGAGCTGTGGGCCTCGCAGTCCTCGGACAACCCGGTCTACTACGTGCAGTACGGGCATGCGCGCCTGTGCTCGATCGCCCGCAAGGCGGCCGACCTGGGCGTGACCCCCGACGGCGCCGACCTCTCGTTGCTCGTCCACGAGCGCGAGGGCGACCTCATCCGCACCCTCGGCGAGTTCCCGGCCGTGGTCAAGGCGGCGGCCGAGCTGCGCGAGCCGCACCGCGTGGCCCGCTACGCCGAGGAGCTGGCCGGTACGTTCCACCGTTTCTACGACTCCTGCCAGATCCTGCCCAAGCAGGGCGAGGAGCCGACCCCGCTGCACACCGCCCGCCTGGCGCTCGCCCGCGCGACCCGCCAGGTGCTCGCCAACGCGCTGGGTCTGGTCGGTGTGAGCGCACCGGAGCGTATGTAA